The DNA window ACTCAATATAGTCACAACTCAAATGAGTTCAGTTGAAATTGTTTGTTGATGTACGAGCCTTGATACTTTTGTCTTCTCTACCGGAAAGTTGGAAAGATATAGTCACAACTATGAGTAGCTCATCAGGcagtaataaattaaagtttgatgATGTTTGTGACCTAATTCTTAGTGAAGAGATTCAACGGAAAGAGTCAGGAGAATCTTCATCCTCCTCAATTTTGCATACAGAGTCAAGAGGAAGAAGTTCAAACAGAGGATATGAACGTGGAAAATCCAAGGAAAGGAGGTCTAATTCTAAGAATAATCGTAGTTTCCAAAACTCAAAGGTAGTTGAGTGATGGAATTGTGGAAAGATGGGACACTACAAAAACCAGTGCAAGAGTGCACGGAAGAATCACGAGGATAAAGTAGAAGAAAATGTTGCTTCAACCTCAAGAGGAGAAGATGCATTGATATGTTCTTTAGAGAACAAGGAAAAGTCTTGTGTGTTAGACTCTGGAGCATCCTTTCATGCCACCTCACAAAAAGAATTCTTCAAGAATTATGTCCCTAGAAATCTTGGAAAAGTTTACCTTGGTAATGAGCAGTCTTGTGAGATTGTTGGTAAAGGTGTGGTGAAGTTTAAGTTAAATAGGTTTGGATGGGAATTGAAAAATCTTAGACATATTCCCAACCTAACAAAGAACTTAATCTTAGTAGGCCAGTTGGCCAATGATGGCTACACAACATTCTTCCTTGGTGATCATTAGATGATTTCAGAGGGTGCAATGACAATTGCTCGTGGTAGGAAGTGCGGTACTCTCTACAAGACAGAAGGAGCTTGTCATTTGATTGCAGTTGCAATGAATGAAAGTCCTAACCTATGGCACCAAAGGTTAGGTCATATGATTGAGAAAGGGATGAGGATCATGCACTCAAAGGAGAAACTATCAAGTCTTCGGTCAACAGAAATTGACATCTGTGAAAATTGTATACTTGGAAAGCAGAAACGAGTAAGCTTTCAGACATGTGGAAAAATCTTGAAGAAAGAGAGACTTGAGCTTGTTCACTCTAATGTTTGGGGTCCAAAAACTGTCTCATCCATTAGTGGTAAAGGGATGTTTTATGACCTTTATGGACGACCACTTTAGTTAGGTATAAACatactttcttaaaaataagtCTGAagtatttgaaatttgaaaatgagaCATGATTAAAGATCAAAATGCTTAGATCAAATAATGGTGGTGAATATGAAGACAccaaatttaagaatttttgcTATGAGCACGAGATTAAAATGGAGAGGATTATGCCAGGCTCACCTCAACTGTTAGTACTACTAGTTACATTTTCACTGTTAGTACTAAAACTGTTAATTGGATGTTGATAACAgtttaaaaaccgttatttttatacttaattttgatacttaatgcaccctttttgacttagaagcttacttggactcatgattttgctttagttttgtgaataagagagttgaggatataCTTGAGGACTTTATTACTaaatttccttgattttgtaggtttttggaatgatttaaaagaatggttgaagtatcaaggagttgtagtgcagaaaagtcaaacagaatgcataaaagtcaactagtcaactagaaaagtcaccCAGTCAACCataatgctgaaaagtcaaccaaagtgTAGAAAAAGTAGCGTTGAGAAGTAATGGGCACTGAGCGCCAGTCTCGGGACCAATTTTCCACTTTTTTTTGCCTGGACGCCAACGTTGTGTGCCATCTTGAGTGTCGtgcccaccgctgagcggtggcccAGCGTTGAGCGCTAGTCTTTTGGGCATGGGTCAGTTTCTGCTTATTTttatgagttataaatagatttgcacgaCCTAGAGAGatcatcttttggcagaaggagacGTAAAAACACCCTTTTCACCCCTCGAAAGcgaattttggatgcgggagctccaatctgtcaattctagggtttatcttttcattcttttcattgttttaatcTAGTTCCACCATGTCcttggtgaactaaacctccattgttgttggggaaacaatgtaatcctattgaaactttcatacattgtattgatgctttattcatatgctttcttttattaattgttagagtttttcctccattatctttgcattctttgtttaagacattattcaatagtatgatctttgattttatctatatggtcacatgtgggtagatctagacatgagggaattctctcgggagtaatattacctagacatagggataacctttaagcttttgtgcgaatgtaatgcatgaacaattgctagggagacaagacattgtaaactagtaattaggagtaggcacttttcaccaagacatcgggattagggtaaattagaaagtggcattaacattaatgaaaaaatagaataaagtagaattcgtaaatatatgagagttgattaggataagtcggaaaccccaacaacacaattcatccatatcactCAACTACGTTatatcttttggtcaattgatcaacctttgcatgtgcatgtttaattttcatttttgcattacaaaccctaattttcgttattcaagtcttaaataatcaagaaatcacatgaaagtctaggcctatgagtctctagggaaacaatacttggtcttaccacttattattacttgatacgattcagtatACTTGTTAGACATTGTTTGTAAAACATAGTCTATTAGACGTTATATGCTAAAAAAcgttatttttacaaaaagtttaataaacaatttatttgtCGATGTTTTTTTTTCGTTTAACGGTATTGGTTCAACTTCCGAAAAGGAAATGTTAAATGTCTCGTTTTTTTTAAACGATCTTGTCTTAATACacgaaattttcaaaatttctactatttctttaattatttcatcTCAGCGAGGGGATTTGACTTCAGTTATTGAACAACCAAAGCCATATATATGTTCTgctttagtttttaaaaaatcgAGACCAAAAGGACAACAaaacttttcattcttttttttcaaaattttcatttttttagggttaaatatgtttttagtccctatactttggggcgattttgactttagtcactctttcaaactaaggtacaatttagtccttcaactttagttaaaaaaatttggtaaaaaggactaaaaccagagttttctaaagttgaaggactaaattgtaccttcgtttgaaagagggactaaaaccaaaatcgtcccaaagtatagggactaaaaacatatttaacccttttttttattattttatctaagcGAGAGGAtttagtttcaaattttattataatcgaAGCATAAAGTGTTGGTTAAggtaatttttaacaaaatttttacgAAGACTTTTCTATCTTCC is part of the Vigna radiata var. radiata cultivar VC1973A unplaced genomic scaffold, Vradiata_ver6 scaffold_357, whole genome shotgun sequence genome and encodes:
- the LOC106779208 gene encoding uncharacterized protein LOC106779208; the protein is MTIARGRKCGTLYKTEGACHLIAVAMNESPNLWHQRLGHMIEKGMRIMHSKEKLSSLRSTEIDICENCILGKQKRVSFQTCGKILKKERLELVHSNVWGPKTVSSISGKGMFYDLYGRPL